A part of Acidimicrobiales bacterium genomic DNA contains:
- a CDS encoding cation-transporting P-type ATPase yields the protein MSHSDRNGSSLVRSAGTDAHHTLAAHEVLLLLETDQRTGLSSAEAAARLERFGRNTLPEADVAGWPQRLLRQFRHPLIYVLLAAAAVTLALSEVIDSAVIFGVVLVNAIVGFVQESKAEAALDALRRMVRTEARVRRDGHQLTVPSEELVPGDLVLIEAGDKVPADLRLVKLAELQVDESALTGESLPVAKDEVALPEATPVADRQNMVYSGTLVTHGTGTGVVVATGAETELGEIHRLVGTAQNLATPLTRKLAWFSKVLTVAIVALAAVTFVVGVLRGQHATETFTAAVALAVGAIPEGLPAAVTITLAIGVSRMARRRAVIRRMPAVETLGSTTVVCSDKTGTLTENQMTVQTIWTPHHRYEVTGPGYQPVGEVRDASGSAVCLGNDEALRWTLTAGACCNDARLRDTEGSWSVIGDPTEGALLVAAGKVGFDSKSAKQLFPRVAEIPFSSDRKYMATLHDDVDSGVRRVFAKGAVEQVLALCRTRMHSDGACSSLDGREVLDAAEVLASDGLRVLAVATGSFADDASFTAEALGGRLTLTGLEAMLDPPRPAAIAAVGSCHTAGIDVKMITGDHATTAAAIAGQLGIIADHHQGAILVGPELAELDAGEYPAAVERASVFARVSPEQKLRLVEGLQARGHVVAMTGDGVNDAPALQQADIGVAMGLSGTEVAKEAADMVLTDDDFATIEAAVEEGRGVFDNLTKFIVWTLPTNMGEGFVILVAILVGAALPILPVQILWINMTTAVALGLMLAFEPKEVGIMQRPPRDPRRPLLTGALVMRIALVSAMLVGGAWWLFEWEQGNGASLDEARTAALNLFVAVEAFYLFNCRSLTRSAWHVGFLSNRWVIGGVAVQALGQLAITYAPFMNTVFQTAPIAADAWLRILAVATAASMVVAVEKRLRHRPA from the coding sequence TTGATCTACGTGCTGTTGGCTGCAGCCGCGGTCACGCTCGCGCTGAGCGAGGTGATCGACTCTGCGGTGATCTTCGGTGTGGTGCTCGTGAACGCGATCGTCGGGTTCGTGCAGGAGTCCAAGGCCGAGGCCGCGCTCGACGCGCTCCGTCGCATGGTGCGGACCGAAGCGCGGGTCCGCAGAGACGGCCACCAGCTGACCGTCCCGTCCGAGGAGCTGGTGCCCGGGGATCTCGTTCTGATCGAAGCGGGTGACAAGGTGCCCGCCGATCTGCGGCTGGTGAAGCTCGCTGAGTTGCAGGTCGACGAGTCGGCGCTCACCGGCGAATCCTTGCCCGTGGCCAAGGACGAGGTGGCACTGCCGGAAGCGACCCCGGTCGCGGACCGGCAAAACATGGTCTACTCCGGCACCCTGGTGACGCACGGGACCGGCACCGGGGTGGTCGTCGCGACCGGTGCGGAGACCGAGCTGGGCGAGATCCACCGCCTTGTCGGCACGGCGCAGAACCTGGCGACGCCGCTGACCCGCAAGCTCGCGTGGTTCTCCAAGGTGCTCACGGTCGCGATCGTGGCGCTGGCCGCGGTGACCTTCGTAGTGGGTGTGCTTCGGGGCCAGCACGCCACGGAGACGTTCACCGCTGCAGTCGCGCTCGCGGTGGGCGCGATCCCCGAGGGGCTACCGGCGGCGGTGACGATCACCCTCGCGATCGGCGTGAGCCGCATGGCTCGTCGCCGGGCGGTGATCCGCCGTATGCCCGCCGTCGAGACGCTCGGTTCCACCACGGTGGTGTGCTCGGACAAGACGGGGACGTTGACCGAGAACCAGATGACCGTGCAGACGATCTGGACGCCCCACCATCGATACGAAGTGACCGGCCCCGGCTATCAGCCCGTCGGCGAGGTCCGAGATGCCTCCGGATCGGCGGTGTGCCTCGGCAACGACGAAGCGCTTCGGTGGACCTTGACCGCTGGCGCGTGCTGCAACGATGCCCGACTTCGTGACACCGAAGGCTCCTGGAGCGTGATCGGCGACCCGACAGAGGGTGCGCTCCTCGTGGCCGCCGGCAAGGTCGGGTTCGATTCGAAGAGCGCGAAGCAGCTCTTCCCTCGCGTCGCGGAGATCCCGTTCAGCTCCGACCGCAAGTACATGGCGACGCTGCATGACGATGTCGACAGCGGCGTGCGCCGGGTGTTCGCCAAGGGCGCCGTCGAGCAGGTCCTCGCGTTGTGCCGCACGCGGATGCACAGCGACGGGGCGTGTTCGTCGCTGGACGGCCGGGAGGTGCTCGACGCCGCCGAGGTGCTGGCAAGCGACGGCCTGCGGGTGCTGGCCGTTGCGACCGGTTCGTTCGCTGACGACGCATCGTTCACCGCGGAAGCGCTCGGGGGCCGGCTGACACTGACCGGTCTCGAGGCCATGTTGGACCCACCCCGTCCCGCTGCCATCGCCGCCGTGGGCTCGTGCCACACGGCCGGGATCGACGTGAAGATGATCACTGGCGACCACGCCACCACGGCAGCAGCGATCGCCGGTCAGCTCGGGATCATCGCCGACCACCACCAGGGTGCGATCCTCGTCGGTCCCGAGCTCGCCGAACTCGATGCGGGCGAGTACCCCGCAGCCGTGGAGCGGGCGTCGGTGTTCGCGCGGGTGTCACCCGAGCAGAAGCTCCGCCTGGTCGAAGGATTACAGGCCCGGGGTCACGTCGTCGCCATGACCGGTGACGGCGTGAACGACGCACCCGCACTCCAGCAGGCCGACATCGGTGTCGCCATGGGTCTCAGCGGCACCGAAGTGGCCAAGGAAGCCGCCGACATGGTCCTCACCGACGACGACTTCGCCACCATCGAAGCCGCGGTCGAGGAAGGACGCGGCGTGTTCGACAACCTCACGAAGTTCATCGTGTGGACCCTGCCGACCAACATGGGCGAAGGCTTCGTCATCCTCGTCGCCATCCTCGTCGGCGCGGCCCTCCCGATCCTGCCCGTGCAGATCCTGTGGATCAACATGACCACCGCGGTGGCGCTCGGACTCATGCTCGCGTTCGAACCCAAGGAAGTCGGAATCATGCAGCGACCACCACGGGACCCTCGGCGGCCGCTGCTCACCGGCGCACTCGTGATGCGGATCGCGCTCGTCTCGGCCATGCTCGTCGGCGGCGCCTGGTGGCTGTTCGAGTGGGAACAGGGCAACGGGGCCTCCCTCGACGAGGCCCGCACCGCCGCGCTCAATCTGTTCGTGGCCGTCGAGGCCTTCTACCTGTTCAACTGCCGGTCACTGACACGCTCGGCGTGGCACGTCGGATTCCTCTCGAACCGCTGGGTGATCGGGGGCGTCGCCGTCCAAGCGCTCGGCCAGTTGGCCATCACGTACGCACCGTTCATGAACACCGTGTTCCAGACCGCTCCCATCGCGGCCGACGCGTGGCTGCGCATCTTGGCCGTCGCCACCGCCGCATCCATGGTTGTCGCGGTAGAGAAGAGGCTCCGCCACCGACCGGCCTGA
- a CDS encoding potassium/proton antiporter, producing MVSDVGTGAVDPAIVMAVAAGLVFIGVLASKVSSRLGIPALLLFIAIGMLAGSEGLGGIEFDDYEIAQSAGVVALAFILFAGGLDTRWSEARPVAGLGVLLATVGVLMTAVIAGSVAALVLDVSWKVGLLLGAIISSTDAAAVFAVLRSRSVGLRGSLRPLLELESGSNDPMAVFLTLAFLEMVVEPSTTLLDVVPMFFLQMTVGGAVGFAVARAAVPVINRLRLEYEGLYPVVLIAVVLLTYGVSSLLGGSGFLAVYVAGIAMGNLSFLHKKSLMRFADGLAWLMQISMFLMLGLLVFPSDVVSVAFRGLLVSAVLILIARPIATLSVLLPGRYGARPSLMVSWVGLRGAVPIILATFPLVEGAPQAELIFNVVFFIVITSVLIQGTTIPLVARWLHVDTPFHERRVAPLEFVGSPDGSTDLHELVVSVHGPAAGRQLVDLGLPQGALVVLISRGADYAVPQGSTVLHPGDNVLLLARQEVLPLAREIVEGPPQT from the coding sequence ATGGTGAGCGACGTGGGAACTGGCGCTGTGGATCCCGCCATCGTGATGGCGGTGGCTGCCGGTCTGGTCTTCATCGGGGTGCTCGCGAGCAAGGTTTCGTCACGCCTCGGGATACCGGCGCTGCTGCTGTTCATCGCGATCGGAATGCTCGCTGGTTCCGAGGGCCTGGGCGGCATCGAGTTCGACGACTATGAGATCGCCCAGTCGGCAGGCGTGGTCGCCCTGGCGTTCATCCTCTTCGCCGGAGGGCTCGACACGCGCTGGTCAGAGGCCCGGCCCGTGGCTGGCCTCGGGGTCCTGCTCGCAACGGTCGGGGTGCTGATGACCGCCGTCATCGCTGGAAGCGTCGCAGCCCTTGTCCTCGATGTCTCGTGGAAGGTCGGACTGCTCCTCGGGGCGATCATCTCGTCGACCGACGCCGCCGCGGTGTTCGCGGTGCTGCGGTCGCGCAGCGTCGGTCTGCGGGGTTCGTTGCGTCCCCTCTTGGAGCTCGAGTCCGGCAGCAACGACCCGATGGCGGTGTTCCTGACGCTCGCGTTCTTGGAGATGGTTGTCGAGCCTTCCACCACACTGCTCGACGTCGTCCCGATGTTCTTCCTGCAGATGACGGTCGGCGGCGCCGTTGGATTCGCGGTCGCACGTGCAGCGGTGCCGGTGATCAATCGTCTGCGACTCGAGTACGAGGGCCTCTACCCGGTCGTGCTGATTGCCGTCGTGCTGTTGACCTACGGAGTCTCCTCGCTGCTCGGCGGTAGTGGCTTCCTTGCCGTGTACGTCGCCGGAATCGCCATGGGCAACCTCTCGTTCCTGCACAAGAAGAGCTTGATGCGATTCGCGGACGGGCTCGCCTGGCTGATGCAGATCTCGATGTTCCTCATGCTCGGCCTGCTCGTCTTCCCATCTGATGTCGTGTCGGTGGCGTTTCGCGGGCTCCTCGTCTCGGCGGTCTTGATCCTCATCGCCAGGCCCATCGCGACACTCTCGGTGCTTCTCCCGGGGCGCTACGGTGCCCGTCCCTCGCTCATGGTCTCCTGGGTCGGGCTTCGCGGCGCGGTGCCCATCATCTTGGCCACGTTCCCGCTCGTGGAAGGCGCCCCACAAGCCGAGCTGATCTTCAACGTGGTCTTCTTCATCGTCATCACGTCGGTCTTGATCCAGGGAACGACGATTCCCCTTGTGGCCCGCTGGCTGCACGTCGATACCCCATTCCACGAGCGACGAGTCGCACCGCTCGAGTTCGTCGGTTCGCCTGACGGCTCGACGGATCTCCATGAGCTCGTCGTGTCCGTGCACGGCCCGGCTGCGGGAAGACAGCTCGTCGATCTCGGCCTCCCTCAGGGGGCGCTGGTCGTGCTCATCAGCCGAGGCGCCGACTACGCCGTGCCGCAGGGTTCAACCGTGCTGCATCCCGGTGACAACGTGCTCCTCCTCGCCCGACAAGAGGTGCTGCCCCTTGCACGCGAGATCGTCGAAGGACCACCGCAGACCTGA
- a CDS encoding helix-turn-helix domain-containing protein, whose product MARASVLSSAVRVEPKKAERESAAEVARAVRGRTHSFTLQLPDGTSVPLPRALVEVLRASAGEMADGHAVTVLPSEVSLTPAEAAELLGLSRPFIVRLLDEGEIPSERLPRSRHRRVLLSDVLAFQAKRERRKEGRRRIAATVEEADLPY is encoded by the coding sequence ATGGCACGGGCGAGTGTGTTGTCGAGCGCAGTGCGGGTCGAGCCGAAGAAGGCGGAGCGAGAGTCGGCCGCCGAGGTCGCTCGTGCCGTGCGCGGCCGGACCCATTCGTTCACGCTCCAGCTCCCGGACGGTACCTCGGTGCCGTTGCCCCGGGCCCTCGTCGAGGTGCTGCGAGCGTCGGCCGGCGAGATGGCCGACGGCCACGCGGTGACGGTGCTCCCATCGGAGGTGAGCCTCACTCCAGCGGAAGCGGCCGAGCTGCTCGGGCTGTCGAGGCCCTTCATCGTCCGCCTGCTCGACGAGGGCGAGATCCCCTCCGAGCGGCTTCCTCGTAGCCGGCACCGGCGGGTGCTGCTGTCGGACGTCCTGGCGTTCCAGGCGAAGCGCGAGCGGCGCAAGGAAGGCCGCCGGCGGATCGCGGCGACGGTGGAGGAAGCCGACCTCCCGTACTGA
- a CDS encoding PIN domain-containing protein gives MRRVFADSNVLFPFSVMDLLLALSEDGVHEVLWTDDLLDEWERVIVREQKRSQESAAQITKAVREFFTDSKVERDEYEHLIEEMPGKDADDHAHMAAAVTRQPCTILTRNVKDFPSAPLAKRGVRVTDPDTYLCEVVGELPDEVADTLIRLAAEKTRPTKTPHDLLDDLEHAGVPRFAGLVRRLLQALFICG, from the coding sequence ATGCGTCGTGTCTTCGCGGACAGCAACGTCCTGTTCCCGTTCTCGGTGATGGATCTGCTCTTGGCCCTGAGCGAGGACGGCGTCCATGAGGTCCTCTGGACCGACGACCTGCTCGACGAGTGGGAGCGCGTGATCGTCAGGGAGCAGAAGCGCTCACAGGAGTCTGCGGCGCAGATCACCAAGGCGGTCCGCGAGTTCTTCACCGACAGCAAGGTCGAGCGGGACGAGTACGAGCACCTCATCGAGGAGATGCCGGGCAAGGACGCCGACGACCACGCGCACATGGCCGCCGCCGTCACTCGGCAGCCGTGCACGATCCTCACCAGGAACGTGAAGGACTTCCCGTCGGCACCGCTCGCGAAGCGGGGCGTGCGGGTAACTGATCCCGACACCTACCTCTGCGAGGTCGTCGGGGAGCTGCCCGACGAGGTCGCCGACACCCTCATCCGGCTGGCAGCGGAGAAGACCAGACCAACCAAGACACCCCACGACCTGCTGGATGACCTCGAGCACGCCGGCGTTCCACGGTTCGCAGGACTTGTACGCCGGCTTCTCCAAGCCCTCTTCATCTGTGGCTAG
- a CDS encoding nucleotidyltransferase domain-containing protein has protein sequence MARGDERPGSDIDFLVELEPVARPIEILSIGVELEEALGVKVDVGTPASLRERLRDEVLAEAVPL, from the coding sequence GTGGCTCGGGGAGACGAGCGGCCGGGCAGCGACATCGACTTCCTGGTCGAGCTAGAACCCGTTGCCCGACCGATCGAGATCCTCTCGATCGGCGTCGAGCTCGAGGAGGCCCTCGGCGTGAAGGTCGATGTCGGCACACCGGCGTCACTGCGGGAGCGGCTGCGCGACGAGGTCTTGGCCGAGGCTGTTCCGCTTTGA
- a CDS encoding 2TM domain-containing protein gives MSRDAADSRDLAIKRLREKRDFKSHLAVYVVVNAFLWFLRAFTDSEKTRVPWPVWVTLGWGVGVAINAWAVFGRRPITEDHIQRDGAQSRGGQCRSRPPPGLTLTTLCCLRCSNSQSHRMRWLGSPESLTGGMMSTTMLTSPETMSTAKSVMKTLLPLFGWCVLVPVALLALLRTPLEAGLAAALVGGLASVSGVWSRTLRPMAPLTAATSAVSWGASAALAAWLAKGPWLVVAFPLAMVAAVLPLRLIGAPRFVNNPLARTQQPWLAVVHTARLGGDLMTTAVLATASTSVALALGGHLGAAAAGTGFVVAVLTFGWASLRRATARAGQGSPCRVAAVVVDGKPPEHGEPTGVVSTESPEYRDVEGTLARYRPHVEEAARQGARVIVLPEASVVTEAGGPARWFAGVEAWARALDVVIVAGFFDAAIPLNTLAVIDKSGVVGRYEKQHPARGAEPPRLAKMEVGPHRLATGAALSTAICVDLDYSDTARSARRAGALLAVPSNDWFGGFEVLHHHSAVWAAVMAGVPVVRSTGHGISSIRDGAGRVLKQQSSAGGPVVLVADVRC, from the coding sequence ATGAGCCGTGATGCTGCGGATTCGAGAGACCTCGCGATCAAGCGACTCAGGGAGAAACGCGACTTCAAGTCACACTTGGCGGTGTACGTCGTGGTCAACGCGTTCCTGTGGTTTCTCCGGGCATTCACGGACTCCGAGAAGACACGGGTTCCGTGGCCGGTCTGGGTCACCCTTGGATGGGGCGTCGGCGTTGCGATCAATGCCTGGGCAGTGTTCGGCAGGCGCCCGATCACCGAGGATCACATCCAGAGAGATGGAGCGCAATCGCGGGGTGGTCAATGTCGATCGCGACCGCCACCCGGACTCACCCTGACAACCCTCTGCTGCCTTCGCTGCTCGAACAGCCAGAGCCACCGCATGCGATGGCTTGGTTCGCCCGAGTCGTTGACCGGAGGGATGATGTCCACGACCATGTTGACAAGCCCAGAGACGATGTCCACGGCCAAGAGCGTGATGAAGACCCTGCTGCCCCTCTTCGGCTGGTGTGTCCTCGTCCCTGTGGCGCTGTTGGCGCTGCTTCGCACTCCCCTCGAGGCCGGCCTGGCGGCGGCGCTGGTGGGTGGGCTGGCGAGCGTCTCCGGGGTGTGGTCACGAACGCTGCGGCCCATGGCTCCGTTGACGGCCGCAACGAGCGCCGTGAGCTGGGGGGCGAGCGCCGCCCTGGCGGCGTGGCTGGCGAAAGGGCCGTGGCTGGTGGTGGCTTTCCCGCTGGCGATGGTGGCCGCGGTGCTCCCCCTGCGGCTCATCGGGGCGCCCCGGTTCGTGAACAACCCCCTGGCGCGCACCCAGCAGCCATGGCTGGCGGTGGTGCACACGGCGCGGCTGGGCGGCGATCTGATGACGACGGCGGTGCTCGCGACCGCGAGCACGTCGGTGGCGCTGGCGCTGGGTGGCCACCTCGGAGCGGCGGCGGCCGGGACGGGCTTCGTGGTGGCGGTGCTGACGTTCGGCTGGGCGAGCCTGAGGCGCGCCACGGCCCGGGCCGGGCAAGGCAGCCCTTGTCGCGTCGCGGCGGTGGTCGTCGACGGCAAGCCGCCGGAGCACGGAGAGCCCACCGGGGTGGTCTCTACCGAGTCGCCTGAGTACCGCGACGTGGAGGGAACGCTGGCGCGCTACCGGCCTCACGTCGAGGAGGCCGCGCGTCAGGGCGCCAGGGTGATCGTGCTCCCCGAGGCGAGCGTCGTTACCGAGGCCGGTGGGCCGGCGCGCTGGTTCGCGGGGGTGGAGGCCTGGGCCCGAGCGCTCGACGTGGTGATCGTCGCGGGCTTCTTCGACGCGGCGATCCCGTTGAACACGCTGGCGGTGATCGACAAGAGCGGCGTGGTCGGGCGCTACGAGAAGCAGCACCCCGCCCGCGGGGCCGAGCCGCCCCGCCTGGCCAAGATGGAGGTGGGCCCTCACCGGCTGGCCACCGGAGCGGCGCTGTCGACGGCCATCTGCGTCGACCTCGACTACTCCGACACCGCGCGCTCGGCGCGGCGGGCCGGGGCGCTCCTCGCGGTGCCGTCGAACGACTGGTTCGGCGGGTTCGAGGTCCTCCACCATCACAGCGCGGTGTGGGCTGCGGTCATGGCCGGCGTTCCCGTCGTGCGCTCGACCGGGCACGGCATCTCCTCGATCCGCGACGGCGCTGGCCGCGTGCTGAAGCAGCAGAGCAGCGCGGGCGGCCCGGTGGTGCTGGTAGCCGACGTGCGCTGCTGA
- a CDS encoding tyrosine-type recombinase/integrase encodes MWEADELCRFLDATVDHRHHTVFTIAAKTGMRRGELLGLRWHDIDS; translated from the coding sequence GTGTGGGAGGCCGATGAGCTGTGCCGGTTCCTCGATGCCACCGTCGATCATCGCCACCACACCGTGTTCACGATCGCGGCGAAGACGGGGATGCGCCGGGGCGAGCTGCTCGGGCTTCGTTGGCACGACATCGACTCCTAG
- a CDS encoding tyrosine-type recombinase/integrase, with amino-acid sequence MHFADVKTRTARRTIDMSGTALDALRRRRESLEKAAADAGEGFDPKGLVFARPDGDPIHPEYVTRTFDRLVAQHGLTRIRFHDLRQTHATLLLKAAVPVKVVSERLGHASPGFTLNVYQHVLPGMQAEAALVFDRLLGEGFGKADQ; translated from the coding sequence GTGCACTTCGCCGACGTGAAGACCCGCACGGCCCGCCGGACCATAGACATGTCCGGCACCGCACTCGATGCGCTGCGGCGACGACGGGAGTCCCTCGAGAAGGCTGCCGCTGATGCAGGCGAGGGCTTTGATCCGAAGGGCTTGGTGTTCGCCCGGCCCGACGGTGATCCGATCCACCCCGAGTACGTCACCCGGACGTTCGATCGGCTCGTGGCCCAGCACGGCCTGACCCGCATCCGCTTCCACGACCTTCGGCAGACGCACGCCACCCTGCTGCTGAAGGCCGCGGTCCCCGTGAAGGTCGTGTCCGAGCGTCTCGGCCACGCCAGCCCTGGCTTCACGCTCAACGTGTACCAGCACGTCCTCCCGGGCATGCAGGCCGAAGCGGCCCTGGTCTTCGACCGCCTCCTCGGCGAGGGCTTCGGCAAAGCCGATCAGTAG
- a CDS encoding DUF86 domain-containing protein: protein MSRHDRARLDDIADAISAIQGYLERGDLHDGLVYDAVRVRLIEIGEAVKAISPDLLEEAPSIPWREIARMRDQMAHHYFDTDHAIVQDVVDTELGPLLDAVRSLITRVDGDDVGT from the coding sequence GTGAGCAGACACGACAGGGCACGTCTTGATGACATCGCCGACGCGATCAGCGCGATCCAGGGATACCTCGAACGAGGCGACCTCCACGACGGCTTGGTCTACGACGCGGTGCGTGTTCGCCTCATCGAGATCGGCGAGGCCGTCAAGGCCATCAGCCCGGACCTGCTCGAAGAGGCGCCGAGCATCCCGTGGAGAGAGATCGCTCGCATGCGCGACCAAATGGCCCACCACTACTTCGACACCGACCACGCGATCGTGCAGGACGTGGTCGACACCGAGCTCGGACCTCTGCTCGATGCCGTCCGCTCGCTGATCACGCGAGTGGATGGAGACGACGTCGGGACGTGA
- a CDS encoding nucleotidyltransferase family protein yields MTDVRATPLRELVEARREEIKAIVARHHGRSVAIFGSVARGDERPGSDIDFLVELAPGARPFEILSIGAELEEALGVKVDVGTPDSLRDRLRDQVLAEAVRL; encoded by the coding sequence ATGACCGACGTACGGGCGACCCCGCTGCGGGAGTTGGTGGAGGCTCGCCGGGAGGAGATCAAGGCCATCGTGGCGCGTCACCACGGCCGGTCGGTCGCCATCTTCGGCTCGGTGGCCCGCGGGGACGAGCGGCCTGGCAGCGACATCGACTTCCTCGTCGAGCTCGCTCCCGGAGCTCGACCCTTCGAGATCCTGTCCATCGGTGCCGAGCTCGAGGAAGCGCTCGGGGTGAAGGTCGACGTCGGTACACCGGACTCGCTCAGGGATCGGCTGCGAGACCAGGTCCTCGCGGAGGCCGTGCGCCTGTGA
- a CDS encoding DUF2277 domain-containing protein, with translation MCRNITTLRGLEPPATTAEIEAAARQYVRKVSGIRQPSPATEDRFEQAVAEVARITADLLDGLPPRRQPPAQVPPLRRLGPA, from the coding sequence GTGTGCCGGAACATCACCACGCTGCGGGGGCTCGAGCCGCCGGCCACCACCGCCGAGATCGAGGCGGCCGCCCGCCAGTACGTGCGCAAGGTGAGCGGCATCCGCCAGCCGTCACCGGCCACCGAGGATCGCTTCGAGCAGGCCGTCGCCGAGGTGGCCAGGATCACCGCCGACCTGCTCGACGGCCTCCCGCCCCGCCGCCAGCCACCCGCCCAGGTGCCCCCGCTGCGCCGCCTCGGGCCCGCCTGA
- a CDS encoding DUF3054 domain-containing protein: MANPAPASSPASAPAPSSPGTGERRAPVWLPPLLDLACLLAFVWGGRSSHGIDGDGSWFLEVLWPFAVGWYAVALAARLYTARTQRLARLAAVWVIGLPVAWALRAVALDRPFFTTFLGVSAAFIVATTGGWRLVGLGLGRLRRR, translated from the coding sequence GTGGCCAACCCCGCTCCCGCGTCGTCGCCCGCCTCTGCGCCGGCTCCGTCGTCGCCCGGCACCGGCGAGCGCCGGGCGCCGGTGTGGCTGCCGCCGCTGCTCGACCTGGCCTGCCTGCTGGCCTTCGTGTGGGGGGGACGCAGCAGCCACGGCATCGACGGCGACGGGTCCTGGTTCCTCGAGGTGCTGTGGCCGTTCGCGGTGGGCTGGTACGCCGTGGCCCTCGCCGCCCGCCTGTACACCGCCCGCACCCAGCGGCTCGCCCGCCTGGCCGCGGTGTGGGTGATCGGCCTGCCGGTGGCCTGGGCGCTGCGGGCGGTGGCGCTCGACCGGCCGTTCTTCACCACGTTCCTCGGGGTGTCGGCGGCCTTCATCGTGGCCACCACCGGCGGTTGGCGGCTCGTCGGGCTGGGCCTGGGCCGGCTCCGCCGGCGCTGA
- a CDS encoding sulfatase-like hydrolase/transferase — protein sequence MDDVGWGDFGCYGGGVAVGAPTPNIDKLARRGLLLTSCYSEPSCSPSRATLLTGRLPMRHGLQRPPMYGEPGGLQGEITLAQLLSDAGYVTQAVGKWHLGENRASQPQHVGFDDFYGFLSVSDMYSEWRDPAFFPELVYSAARTDWLKNQPFNRCFVHATRGREVEPVEEVTIPVLSLLDDKWAEYSIDFIGRMADDERPWFLYHGTRGAHFDNYPHERFLGSSPAKHPYKDTIIELDDIVGRLIAALEETGQLERTVVFVSSDNGPHMENWPDAAYTPFRCAKGSTWEGGVRVPGIFAWPGMIEPDRQTDGLFAFSDVFTTALALAGALDDIPTDRFVDGVDQTSFLLAPDGTSNRKYHYYWLLDTLSALRVGEYKFMLASTSDDDTDVAGPGGFTGVTQHYTYARLYNLYLDPKERHSYLTRKLAYNESFLSGIVNHLRTYREFPPKNVMTRAD from the coding sequence ATGGACGACGTGGGCTGGGGCGACTTCGGGTGCTACGGCGGCGGGGTGGCCGTGGGGGCGCCCACCCCCAACATCGACAAGCTGGCCCGCCGGGGCCTGCTGCTCACGTCGTGCTACTCGGAGCCCTCGTGCTCGCCCAGCCGGGCCACGCTGCTCACCGGCCGGCTCCCCATGCGCCACGGCCTGCAGCGCCCGCCCATGTACGGCGAGCCCGGCGGCCTGCAGGGCGAGATCACCCTGGCCCAGCTGCTCTCCGACGCCGGCTACGTCACCCAGGCGGTGGGCAAGTGGCACCTGGGCGAGAACCGGGCCAGCCAGCCCCAGCACGTGGGCTTCGACGACTTCTACGGCTTCCTGTCGGTGTCGGACATGTACTCGGAGTGGCGCGACCCCGCCTTCTTCCCCGAGCTCGTCTACTCGGCCGCCCGCACCGACTGGCTGAAGAACCAGCCCTTCAACCGCTGCTTCGTGCATGCCACCAGAGGGCGCGAGGTGGAGCCGGTGGAGGAGGTCACCATCCCGGTGCTCTCGCTGCTCGACGACAAGTGGGCCGAGTACTCCATCGACTTCATCGGCCGCATGGCCGACGACGAGCGCCCCTGGTTCCTCTACCACGGCACCCGCGGCGCCCACTTCGACAACTACCCGCACGAGCGCTTCCTCGGCTCGTCGCCGGCCAAGCACCCCTACAAGGACACGATCATCGAGCTCGACGACATCGTCGGCCGGCTGATCGCCGCCCTCGAGGAGACCGGCCAGCTGGAGCGCACCGTGGTGTTCGTGTCGTCCGACAACGGGCCGCACATGGAGAACTGGCCCGACGCCGCCTACACGCCGTTCCGCTGCGCCAAGGGCTCGACGTGGGAGGGCGGCGTGCGCGTCCCGGGGATCTTCGCGTGGCCGGGGATGATCGAGCCCGACCGCCAGACCGACGGCCTGTTCGCCTTCAGCGACGTGTTCACCACGGCGCTGGCCCTGGCCGGCGCCCTCGACGACATCCCCACCGACCGGTTCGTCGACGGCGTCGACCAGACGTCGTTCCTGCTGGCCCCGGACGGCACGTCGAACCGCAAGTACCACTACTACTGGCTGCTCGACACCCTCTCCGCCCTGCGGGTGGGCGAGTACAAGTTCATGCTCGCCTCCACCAGCGACGACGACACCGACGTCGCCGGGCCCGGCGGCTTCACCGGCGTCACCCAGCACTACACCTACGCCCGGCTCTACAACCTGTACCTCGACCCGAAGGAGCGGCACAGCTACCTCACCCGCAAGCTGGCCTACAACGAGTCGTTCCTGAGCGGGATCGTGAACCACCTGCGCACGTACCGCGAGTTCCCGCCGAAGAACGTGATGACCAGGGCCGACTGA